The Pseudanabaena sp. ABRG5-3 genome includes the window AACTTGAATCGTAATATTCGATTTTGGTACACCAAACTTTTTTGCCAAGATCTCCACTAATTCTTTATTTGCCTTACCCTCAACGGGTGGTGATTTTAAATGGACTGTCAGACTTCCATCTTCCTCTTCGATGATGGCTTGCTTTTTAGAATTAGGCTTAACTTTGATTGACTTTTTCATGTTCTTAACCAGTTATAGCTATAGCCAGTAATGTTATGACAAAACCAAAACCCAATGGAGTTGTGGCGCAAATCGCCGCAACTCTCTTGGGTTTTGCTCTGAATTGAGCAAATAAATTACAAGTGCTTGTGTTCTTGCCTT containing:
- a CDS encoding DUF167 domain-containing protein, coding for MKKSIKVKPNSKKQAIIEEEDGSLTVHLKSPPVEGKANKELVEILAKKFGVPKSNITIQVGLSGRNKVVNIEGNTKD